The DNA region ACCTCCAGCTTTCAGCATTTGCTTTTTCCAGAAGGACTCCAATTTGCAACTTTCAAATGAATATGATAAGTTTACAAACGGGccatgtcttatctaaattttgtacctgCTCCAGCACTTGGCAAAGGGCTCTTATATTGAAAGCCCTtatcaaatgtttgttgactatgcccaaagggctgtaaaactgtgcacaccctttgatccagcaataccacttccaggtctGTATTCTGAGGAGaattaaaaggggaaaacaaccaacctatttgtacaaagacatttatagcaattctttttgtgctGGCTAAGAAGGGGCAATTGAGGGGACACTCATCAGTTTGGGAATGGCCAAATAAGTGacggtatatgattataatggaatataattgtgctataagaaatgacaagcaggttgattttggaaaaacctggaaagacctacacaaactgatacaaaatgaagtgagcagaaccaggaggacactgtacacagtaacagcaatgttgtatgatgaagaattgtgagtgacttagctattctcagtaataccttatccaagacaatcccaaaggactcgtgatgaaaaatgctatccttctaaaagaaagaattgatattgtctgattacagactgaagcatactattttctctctctctttctttctcctttcctctttttctttctttctttttccttccttccttccttccttcctctctctctctttctttctctctccctccctccttctctttctttctttctttctttctttctttctttctctttctttctttctttctttctttcttttcttctttcttcctttcggtcttgcacaaaatgactaatatggaaatattttgcatgattgcacatgtataacctgtatcagattgcttaccatcccagagaggaagggaaggatagaattgggaactcagaactttaaaaggaagaatgttaaaattttatttttacatatagttagggaaaaaataaaatgttatttcaaaccccaccccccaaaccaaGTGTTTGTTTAATGACCAAAATGAGCATATTTGCAAAATTCCTCATTTCTGTTCTCCTATGCCTGTAAACCTCTTATCATAAATTCATGCTTATTGATGATGTTTCATCACCATCACATAGGAAGACATCTTGGAGAGCTTTCGGGGAAGGTAGAAAAGGATCTTCCCTGGTGTGGCTTGATGCTTTTTCAATTCAGCATATGGTGTTTATGTATTAGAATCCGAGGCTGATAGGactgggaggaacctcagagattatGTAGCCAAACACATCCTCTCCTTCCCACTTTTACTATGTATTTTACAAAGAGGAGACTGAGACTTCGAGAAGTGGTACGTATCTCTTCTTCCCCAAAGCACTCCTCATTTTCCTGCAAAATTGTGCTCACTTTGTAAATAAGGTCTTCCCTGAACAGCTTCTTCTCCATCCTCATTGGTTGCTAATGCTTTCCCCcataattatcttgtatttatgcatttattttgtatacgcttctatatgtacattttatctcccccaatagactcttgagggtggggactgtctcacttttgaaTCATATAGAGCCTAGtatagagtaggcatttaattaatgtgTGTTGAttggttgcttttttttgtttcttccacttaattttttaaattaatttttttctattaacaagcatttattttctatcctttccacttcttcctcttcaactggaaaacaaaaagaaaaacaatacccTTGTAAAAGATATGCatggcaaagcaaaacaaatccttaCATTAGCTGGgttcaaaaatatgtctcattctacatattTATTCCATTACCTCTCTATCAAAAGCATTCTTCATGGTTATCATGGCATCATGGTTAGTCAttggttgatcagagttcttaaatctttcaaatttattcatttttataatattattatataaattattctcctgttGTTGCTAACTTTATTGTTCATTAGTTCAAACggattttcccaattttctttgaAACCATAACCATTGTCATTCTTTCCAGCACAATGGAATATtgtcacagtcatataccataattGAAATGGTTGTTCATAAAAGTGTTTCTCCTTTTACCAGGGGGAAAATGAATGGCTCCAAGATCATTGCATGCAGGTGGGGGATGCCTACCTGATTGTCTATTCCATCACTGACAGAGCTAGTTTCGAGAAGGCGTCTGAGCTTCGAATTCAGCTTCGCCGGGCTCGCCAAACAGAAGACATTCCCATTATTTTAGTGGGGAACAAAAGTGACCTGGTGCGGTGCCGAGAAGTCTCTGTGTCAGGTACGTGTGACCATGCAAGTAATATAGTCACTTGACCCCTTCTTTTCTATGGTTAGTTCCCCTACTATCTGTGACTGAAGGCCTGAAGCAGGGGTCCAGGGAGGTCCTAGTTATGGACCACAGTGATTCATTTATGTTGTCAAGACATATTATTCTCTCTcattattctctgtctctgtctctctctgtctctctcagtctctctctgtctctctcagtctctctctcttgtctctctctgtctctctctctgtctctctgtctctctctctgtctctctgtctctctctctgtctctgtgtctctctctctgtctctgtgtctctctctcagtctctctctctctctctctctctctctctctctctctctctctgtctctctatctctccccttctgtagtggatagcatgctggacttgggagtcaggaagatctgaattcaaatcttatctctgacacttattagctctgtgatcctaggcaagtcatttaatatctataggcctcagtttcctcatctcttaaatgagAGGATGtgatctcaaaggttccttctagctctgaatccatgAGCCTTTTCCTACTTATTGAAAAGTAGCCTTTGAACCCAGCTGGGACAAGGGCCCTCAGGCTTTCAAGACATCTTGGAAAATCTCAAAGCCTTATTTTGGTAAATAATCAATCTTGTCTGGACTATCACAAACCCCTATTGTCCAAATGTTTCTGTCCAAAGTTCCCTGAGATTTCTGTCATGAAAATCTTTACTGGTGGTACATGGCCACACCCTGCAGGAGATGTCAAAGTTTCAGTGAACTGAAAAATAACTCTCCTACATGCGTGGAAAGGTTAGAGAGAAATGGTGAGGAGTAGAATTTTGGGCAAAGAATGTTGCTTGATGAGCAATTTCTTTGTTTCTGGTCCTCATGGCTATCTAAATTACTTGGGAACAGTTTAAAATGTTAGACTAATCGGACCTAAATAAGTCAGTGTAATTTGGgtatttttcatttcaaaaaggaACTAATTCGTTTTTGTTGTATCTTGGGAGTAACCTGGAACATTTTTAGAAACTGAAAGTAAATCTTTCATGCCATTGGAATGACCTTTTACCAGATTGCTGCTTAATTCTATGAGACATTTTCCAAGGCATCTAAAAAGTGTCCAACTCACTTTTAGGATCTTTATGGCATATTTGAATAgtattcatatatttttaaaagaatattttaaatttgttacTTTACTTTGATAGATTTGTGATCTTATCTGCACGGGCCTACCTTCTACCagcactggtttgccatttttccaGTGTGATCTACATTCAAGCCTTGCCATAAATGCTCctagaggccttcctctggttttaaaaatatctcagttGGCATTGGAGGGTGGCTGCTGATGTAGCATTGGCACCGTCCAATTTTATACCAATCAGTGCAAGTTTTTATATATTATCCATCTTGAATTCTCGAAGCAATCCTCCTAGAAGGGCAAGTATTATTCTAGCTATTTTGAATAGGAAAAACTGAACCGTAACAGTATCATGACTTGATGGGAGTCAGACAACTTCTTCGTGATGGATCCTGAATCTGAAGTGATGACTTCGGATTTTCTTTCTGCAAGACTGTTCGCTTCAATTTAGGCATTGGGAGAATGTGCCTCTTTATGGTGAAAGGGGCGTGCTATAACCATTGTCTATGAATGACTAATATCTACATCTATGGCAATTTCAGAATAAAAAGAAGCTAAATGTTCAGGTTGCTTATCTATTTATAACCCTCAGAAGGCTGAGCCCAAccataaaagaagaagaagaagatgatgatgatgatggtgatgatgacgatgataactcacatttatatagtaccttaaggtttgcaaaccactttactTATGTTATCTTGTTgggccctcacaacaaccctgagaactaggtgctgctattatccccgttttacagataaggaaattacaATCAGtttacttatccagggtcacacagttcgtAACCaagagagtcaggatttgaactcaggtcttctgaaatccaagtctagcactcttacCCTTGATCCTCCTTAGCTTACTTGGAAGATTAGCAGAGCCAGCTTCatgaattttctcctcctttcttgcAGAAGGGAGAGCATGTGCAGTCGTCTTCGATTGCAAGTTCATCGAGACCTCGGCCGCGGTTCAGCACAACGTGAAGGAGCTGTTTGAAGGCATTGTCCGGCAGGTGCGCCTGAGGAGGGATagcaaggagaaaaatgagaggaGGCTGGCCTatcagaagaggagagagagcatcccCAAGAAAGCCCGCCGGTTCTGGGGCAAGATAGTGGCCAAAAATAACAAGAACATGGCCTTCAAGCTGAAATCCAAATCTTGCCATGACCTCTCTGTGCTTTAGAAGCTTTGGCCTCCCCAAGATGTCCTCCTTTATGGAGTCCACATTGTTCAAGTCCATTGGGACCAATAATCAATCTACATTAGATTGGATGCTCGCTCATCATTAGACTTGGCGTCCCTACTGCAGTTGGGAATTGGCGACGTGCAACACAATGCATGGGAAATGAGAGGTCTTTGTTACTTGTCAGTATTTATTCACAGGAAAAGGCTTGTCTTCACTCCCTGAATCCATCCAGACTGCTCACTGTGGGGCAAGTTTTGCCGTtgatatgtttttttcttctctctttttgataacagcagaattttaaaaataaaaatagaacacaTGGGACAAGAACATTTCTTCATTAACATAACTTTATCCAGTGCTCTGCCCAGTGGATTTGAAGCCAAGATAGCATCAACTTATATACCTTCTGAGGATTATTCAGGATGGGGACGTTTGTCCTTTTTCCTCTAGAGGAATGGCCTCCCCAGTCAAACTCAGAGGTGCCTTGTTAACGCTTTATAGAGTTACAACTGGACTGCTGGCCTccttattatgatattattgttCTTTAGTAAAGCTGTGAAAAGAAGTGACCGACCTCACTGGAAACTGAACCTAGAAATCAGTTTTGTTAAGTGCCCGCAGCTAGAAATCTGCAGTTCTGTAGACTAGTTAATTGATATATGTACCCCTCATATGGTGTCAAAGATTATATATCCTTGAATATGTAGCTTACCTTTTTGGCGTGTGTGTTGTTGATTTAGGGGAGAAATCCTTTTAACCAAATTCTCCTTAAAGTCAAAATACTCTTTAAAATGATCGTTTTTTGTTATGCCACAGag from Trichosurus vulpecula isolate mTriVul1 chromosome 1, mTriVul1.pri, whole genome shotgun sequence includes:
- the GEM gene encoding GTP-binding protein GEM is translated as MTLNNVTMRQSSTALQAQQQRWSIPADGRHLMVQKDPHPYNNRNRYSMNPEDYYRRSWSSDSTDSVISSESGNTYYRVVLIGEHGVGKSTLANIFAGVTDSMDSDCEVLGEDTYERTLIVDGESATIILLDMWENKGENEWLQDHCMQVGDAYLIVYSITDRASFEKASELRIQLRRARQTEDIPIILVGNKSDLVRCREVSVSEGRACAVVFDCKFIETSAAVQHNVKELFEGIVRQVRLRRDSKEKNERRLAYQKRRESIPKKARRFWGKIVAKNNKNMAFKLKSKSCHDLSVL